Proteins encoded together in one Planctomyces sp. SH-PL14 window:
- a CDS encoding DUF1592 domain-containing protein yields the protein MKPFSVLLPCPLFALVAAITLCSFPASAAEPVGHAALRFVARHCTACHDETTREGGLDLKQVTGALEDRPQIDRWARIYDRVARGEMPPESEPRPDETEKRDFLGAIAEPLRGADRQRREVVQRRLNRDEYQNTIRDLLSIDVELRSLLPADQQAAGFDNNGEALAISAELMGQYLLAAEAALDAAIVHGPQPPMTTFVVDPGSEVTKDIPKFYTRDQDRTVIHTTDNGNYSKLSTRPKRTPLAGRYRFRFEAATYNSPQPIVFNARVSDFHGLSATNIPLGYFEATSQPKRFEIEGKVGERSAIQFFLLGLPTWINDVTKGTHPGVGFGPVEVSGPLYDQWPPASHRQLLGEVDLAKGNIEDAERIFKGFVPRAFRRPARAGEVERYVALVRRRIDAGRPFEASLRAGLTAILCSPHFLYLCEEPAADRPRISDHELASRLSYFLWRSLPDAELLGRAEAGTLHDPAILRGEVERLLSDPRRNRLIDDFTGQWLRLREIDATTPDPKLYPGFDDYLKFSMIEESHAFFRTVLDDDLPLRSFLDSDFAMLNGRLGEHYGVDSAQGVEVRRTPLPAGSIRGGVLTQGAVLKVTANGTSTSPVPRGVWVLENLLGQTVPPPPPNAGGIEPDIRGATTIREQLDKHRRNESCNVCHRHIDPPGFALESFDPTGKFREQYLRFQVNPEHADKGWGRVVPAGKVDPSGVLSTGERFADLRELKQHLLKSDERFARCLTEKLMTFALGRELGFSDRDAVDAIRKRNLAEGGGLRSLVHAIVESPTFKTP from the coding sequence TTGAAGCCATTCTCCGTCCTTCTGCCCTGTCCGCTGTTCGCCCTAGTAGCGGCGATCACGCTCTGTTCTTTCCCAGCCTCTGCCGCCGAGCCCGTCGGCCATGCGGCCCTCCGCTTCGTCGCCCGGCACTGCACCGCCTGCCACGACGAGACGACTCGGGAGGGGGGCCTCGATCTGAAGCAGGTCACGGGAGCCCTGGAGGATCGGCCGCAGATCGACCGCTGGGCGCGGATCTACGATCGCGTCGCCCGCGGCGAGATGCCTCCGGAATCCGAGCCTCGTCCCGACGAGACCGAGAAGCGGGATTTTCTCGGCGCGATCGCCGAGCCGTTGCGGGGCGCTGACCGCCAGCGGCGCGAGGTTGTCCAGAGGCGCCTGAACCGCGACGAGTATCAGAACACGATCCGCGACCTGCTCTCGATCGACGTCGAACTCAGGTCGCTGCTCCCTGCGGACCAGCAGGCGGCCGGCTTCGACAACAACGGCGAAGCGCTCGCGATCTCCGCCGAGCTGATGGGGCAGTACCTGCTGGCGGCCGAGGCGGCTCTCGACGCCGCCATCGTCCACGGCCCGCAGCCCCCGATGACGACCTTCGTCGTCGACCCCGGCAGCGAAGTGACGAAGGACATCCCGAAGTTTTACACCCGGGACCAGGACCGGACCGTCATCCACACGACTGACAACGGCAACTACAGCAAGCTCTCCACCCGCCCCAAGCGGACACCTCTGGCAGGCCGCTACCGCTTCCGGTTCGAAGCCGCGACGTACAACAGCCCACAGCCGATCGTCTTCAACGCCCGTGTCTCGGACTTCCACGGCCTGTCGGCGACGAACATCCCGCTCGGATACTTCGAGGCGACGAGCCAGCCGAAGCGGTTCGAGATCGAGGGCAAGGTCGGCGAGCGGTCCGCGATTCAGTTCTTCCTGCTCGGCCTGCCGACCTGGATCAACGACGTTACCAAGGGAACACATCCGGGAGTCGGCTTCGGTCCGGTCGAGGTCAGCGGCCCGCTCTACGACCAGTGGCCCCCCGCCAGCCATCGGCAACTGCTGGGAGAGGTCGATCTGGCGAAGGGGAACATCGAGGATGCGGAGCGGATCTTCAAAGGGTTCGTCCCGCGAGCCTTCCGCCGCCCGGCTCGTGCGGGAGAAGTCGAACGCTACGTCGCTCTCGTCCGCCGCCGGATCGACGCGGGCCGTCCCTTCGAAGCCAGCCTTCGCGCAGGCCTGACCGCGATCCTGTGCTCGCCGCACTTCCTCTATCTCTGCGAGGAGCCGGCAGCCGATCGGCCGCGGATCTCGGATCACGAACTCGCGTCGCGGCTCTCCTACTTCCTCTGGCGGTCCCTCCCCGACGCCGAACTGCTGGGGCGCGCCGAAGCGGGAACGCTGCACGACCCCGCCATCCTCCGTGGCGAGGTCGAGCGCCTCCTGAGCGATCCCCGCCGCAACCGCCTGATCGACGACTTCACCGGACAATGGCTCCGGCTGCGGGAGATCGACGCCACGACCCCGGACCCCAAGCTCTACCCGGGATTCGACGACTACCTCAAGTTCAGCATGATCGAGGAGTCGCACGCCTTCTTCCGCACCGTGCTTGACGACGATCTCCCGCTGCGGAGCTTCCTCGACTCCGACTTCGCCATGCTGAACGGCCGCCTCGGAGAGCACTACGGAGTCGATAGCGCCCAGGGAGTCGAGGTCCGACGGACTCCGCTCCCGGCCGGGAGCATCCGCGGCGGTGTCCTGACGCAGGGAGCAGTCCTCAAGGTGACGGCCAACGGAACCAGCACCTCCCCGGTCCCTCGGGGTGTGTGGGTTCTCGAAAACCTGCTGGGGCAAACCGTCCCCCCACCGCCGCCGAACGCAGGAGGGATCGAGCCCGACATCCGGGGAGCGACGACCATCCGGGAACAGCTCGATAAGCACCGCCGCAACGAGTCGTGCAACGTCTGCCACCGGCACATCGATCCTCCCGGCTTCGCCCTCGAAAGCTTCGACCCGACCGGAAAGTTCCGGGAGCAGTATCTCCGCTTTCAGGTCAATCCGGAGCACGCCGACAAAGGCTGGGGCCGCGTCGTGCCTGCAGGAAAGGTCGACCCCAGTGGCGTCCTGTCGACCGGCGAGCGGTTCGCCGACCTGCGCGAGCTCAAGCAGCACCTGCTGAAGTCTGATGAACGGTTCGCCCGCTGCCTGACCGAAAAGCTGATGACGTTCGCCCTTGGCCGGGAGCTTGGCTTCTCGGACCGGGACGCGGTCGATGCGATCCGGAAGCGGAACCTCGCCGAAGGGGGCGGGCTGCGGTCGCTCGTCCACGCGATCGTCGAGAGCCCCACCTTCAAGACTCCCTAG
- a CDS encoding aldehyde dehydrogenase (NADP(+)) — protein sequence MAVQQVLINGQWRASSGKETFQAVNPATKQALPDVYPLSPWSEVEEALQAADQAARTVRQWPAERFARFLEAYAGQIEKKSDELCRMANLETGLPVEPRLKVAELPRTINQIRLSAAAARDGSWKIPTVDTKNNIRSCFGPLGPVVVFGPNNFPFAYNGIAGGDFASAVAAGNPVIGKAHSSHPATTRLLAELAHQAAQETEMPAGFVQLIYRTSHADGTKLVSHPLLGGIGYTGARATGLVLKEAADRVGKPIYVELSSINPVFFLQGAIEERPQALIDDFVSSCLMATGQFCTNPGLVILPEGPGTEAVIKAIAEKFTAAPVGTLLSGGVESHLRAAIVAIRGAGAEVVCGADTPVDSGRHCVPNTLLRVSGEAFLKNPAKLQTEAFGNSSLFVVVKSKEQALAVIDTLEGNLTGSIYSHTQGKDDAQYDELAPQLRQKVGRLLNDKMPTGVAVSAAMNHGGPFPATGHPGFTAVGVPAAIHRFAMLQSYDNVRSHRLPTSLQDKNPTGKQWRLVDGEWTQGDVASK from the coding sequence ATGGCGGTGCAGCAGGTTCTGATCAACGGCCAGTGGCGGGCGTCCAGCGGCAAAGAAACGTTTCAGGCGGTCAACCCCGCAACGAAGCAGGCCCTTCCCGACGTCTATCCGCTGAGCCCCTGGTCCGAAGTCGAAGAGGCTCTCCAGGCCGCCGACCAGGCCGCCCGGACGGTCCGGCAGTGGCCCGCCGAACGCTTCGCCCGGTTCCTCGAAGCCTACGCCGGGCAGATCGAGAAGAAGTCCGACGAACTCTGCCGGATGGCCAACCTCGAGACGGGACTGCCGGTCGAGCCGCGGCTCAAAGTGGCCGAACTCCCCCGCACGATCAACCAGATCCGGCTCTCCGCCGCTGCCGCCCGTGACGGTTCCTGGAAGATTCCCACGGTCGATACGAAGAACAACATCCGCTCCTGCTTCGGCCCGCTCGGCCCGGTCGTCGTCTTCGGTCCCAACAATTTTCCCTTCGCCTACAACGGGATCGCCGGCGGTGACTTTGCCTCGGCGGTCGCCGCGGGGAATCCGGTGATCGGCAAGGCCCACTCATCGCATCCCGCCACGACGCGGCTCCTGGCGGAACTGGCCCATCAGGCGGCCCAGGAGACCGAGATGCCCGCGGGCTTTGTGCAGCTCATCTACCGCACGAGTCACGCCGACGGCACCAAGCTCGTCTCCCATCCGCTCCTCGGCGGGATCGGCTACACCGGGGCCCGGGCGACCGGGCTCGTCCTCAAGGAGGCCGCGGACCGGGTCGGCAAGCCGATCTACGTCGAGCTGTCGAGTATCAACCCCGTCTTCTTTCTCCAGGGGGCGATCGAGGAGCGCCCGCAGGCCCTCATCGATGACTTCGTCTCCAGCTGTCTCATGGCGACCGGGCAGTTCTGCACGAACCCGGGGCTGGTCATCCTTCCGGAAGGTCCGGGAACAGAAGCGGTCATCAAGGCGATCGCCGAGAAGTTCACGGCGGCTCCGGTCGGGACGCTCCTCAGTGGCGGCGTCGAGTCGCATCTGCGGGCCGCGATCGTTGCCATTCGAGGGGCCGGTGCCGAAGTGGTCTGCGGGGCGGACACGCCGGTCGATTCCGGCCGCCACTGCGTCCCGAACACGCTGCTTCGCGTTTCCGGCGAGGCGTTCCTCAAGAATCCTGCCAAGCTGCAGACCGAGGCGTTCGGGAACAGTTCGCTGTTCGTCGTCGTGAAGTCGAAGGAACAGGCGTTGGCAGTCATCGACACGCTCGAAGGGAATCTGACGGGCTCGATCTACAGCCACACGCAGGGGAAAGACGACGCCCAGTACGACGAACTCGCTCCGCAGCTACGCCAGAAGGTCGGCCGGCTGCTCAACGACAAGATGCCGACCGGCGTGGCGGTCTCCGCGGCGATGAACCACGGCGGGCCGTTCCCGGCAACCGGGCATCCGGGCTTCACAGCCGTGGGCGTCCCGGCGGCGATCCACCGCTTTGCGATGCTCCAGAGCTACGACAACGTCCGTTCCCACCGCCTGCCGACCTCTCTGCAGGACAAGAACCCGACCGGCAAGCAGTGGCGGCTCGTCGACGGGGAGTGGACGCAGGGGGATGTGGCGTCCAAGTGA
- a CDS encoding alpha-E domain-containing protein, with protein sequence MLSRVADSVYWVSRYIERAENVARFVDVNQSISLGGTHQWSPLIYASGDDEVFTKLYGAFTTANVLRFLLFEKENPNSILSCLINARENARTIREILSVSMWEAINRFYLKVREASKNQDAALQNPASFLERVKRFSHEVIGVTEATMSHGDAWNFARIGRLLERADKTSRILDVKYYVLLPDLAHVGSTLDIVQWSALLESTSALHMYRKQHGRISPRSVAEFLILDPDFPRSIRSCIAQAEQSLRDITGNHGDSALSLAETAFADLRGKLETVTLDEIMNYGLHEYIDLCQQGLNDMGTALFKNFFEIRPYAATQSQSQQQS encoded by the coding sequence ATGCTCAGCCGCGTTGCCGATTCGGTCTATTGGGTCAGCCGTTACATCGAACGGGCGGAGAACGTCGCGCGGTTCGTCGATGTCAATCAGTCGATTTCGCTGGGGGGGACGCACCAGTGGTCGCCCCTGATCTACGCCAGCGGCGACGACGAGGTTTTCACCAAGCTCTACGGAGCCTTCACGACGGCGAACGTCCTGCGGTTTCTCCTGTTCGAGAAGGAGAACCCGAACTCGATCCTCTCCTGCCTCATCAACGCCCGCGAGAACGCCCGCACGATCCGCGAGATCCTGAGCGTCTCGATGTGGGAGGCGATCAACCGCTTCTACCTCAAGGTCCGCGAGGCATCGAAGAACCAGGACGCCGCCCTGCAGAACCCGGCCAGCTTCCTGGAACGGGTGAAACGGTTCAGCCACGAGGTGATCGGTGTCACCGAGGCCACGATGTCGCACGGCGACGCCTGGAACTTCGCCCGGATCGGCCGCTTGCTGGAGCGGGCGGACAAGACCTCACGCATCCTGGACGTCAAGTACTACGTCCTCCTGCCCGACCTGGCGCACGTCGGTTCGACGCTCGACATCGTCCAGTGGTCGGCGCTTCTGGAGTCGACCAGCGCCCTGCACATGTACCGCAAGCAGCACGGGCGGATCTCCCCCCGTTCGGTCGCGGAGTTCCTGATCCTCGATCCGGACTTCCCCCGCTCCATCCGGTCCTGCATCGCCCAGGCGGAGCAGTCGCTGCGGGACATCACCGGCAACCACGGCGACAGCGCCCTCTCCCTGGCCGAGACCGCGTTCGCCGACCTGCGGGGGAAGCTGGAGACGGTCACGCTGGACGAGATCATGAATTACGGCCTGCATGAGTACATCGACCTCTGCCAGCAGGGGCTCAACGACATGGGGACCGCCCTGTTCAAGAACTTTTTTGAGATCCGGCCCTACGCCGCGACGCAGTCCCAGAGCCAGCAGCAGTCGTGA
- a CDS encoding circularly permuted type 2 ATP-grasp protein: MTAPETEPSSTGANGHLSTPTVFDEYRDGEVARHPLVCNRLDAFPLQSLAERQHLAETRLREKGITFAVYGHSDGTEKVWPFDVVPRPMSGSEWSRIETGLRQRIRALNLFLDDIYGQQRILNDGVVPREMVLSAKTYRPQMEGFRPPKGVWTHVTGTDLVRHSDGQVYVLEDNLRCPSGVSYVLENRELMKRVLPEVFQGSSIAPVEDYGERLLATLQQTAPDGNPDPTVVLLTPGMYNSAYFEHCFLAQQMGIELVCGTDLVVDNGYVCMLTTTGLERVDVIYRRIDDDFIDPKAFREDSMLGVPGLLDVYKAGRVTLANAPGTGVADDKAIYAWLPEIVRYYLSEEIILPNVPTYICSRKEDRDYVLDHLAELVVKPTNESGGYGIVMGPRATQKELAECAELIKGNPRNFIAQPMLSLSTVPTVVGEKLAPRHVDLRPFILYGDDFYVLPGGLTRVALKEGSMIVNSSQGGGSKDTWVLMNEGTG; encoded by the coding sequence ATGACTGCACCGGAAACGGAACCGTCTTCCACGGGCGCCAACGGGCATCTCTCCACACCCACCGTCTTTGACGAATACCGCGACGGAGAAGTCGCGCGGCACCCCCTCGTGTGCAATCGTCTGGACGCCTTCCCTCTCCAGAGTCTCGCCGAACGGCAGCACCTCGCCGAGACCCGGCTTCGCGAAAAAGGAATCACCTTCGCCGTCTACGGACACAGCGACGGCACCGAGAAAGTCTGGCCCTTCGACGTCGTTCCCCGCCCCATGTCAGGGAGCGAATGGAGCCGCATCGAGACCGGCCTACGGCAGCGGATTCGTGCTCTGAACCTCTTCCTGGATGACATCTATGGACAGCAGAGAATCCTCAACGATGGCGTTGTTCCGCGCGAAATGGTCCTCTCGGCAAAAACTTATCGCCCTCAAATGGAAGGCTTTCGCCCGCCCAAGGGGGTCTGGACGCACGTCACCGGAACCGACCTCGTCCGCCACAGCGATGGTCAGGTGTACGTCCTCGAAGACAACCTCCGCTGCCCGTCCGGGGTCTCGTACGTTCTCGAGAACCGGGAGCTGATGAAACGGGTCCTCCCCGAGGTCTTCCAGGGGTCGTCCATCGCCCCCGTGGAAGACTACGGGGAACGGCTCCTCGCCACCCTCCAGCAGACCGCGCCGGACGGCAACCCCGATCCGACCGTCGTCCTGCTGACGCCGGGGATGTACAACTCGGCCTACTTTGAACACTGCTTCCTGGCCCAGCAGATGGGGATCGAACTCGTCTGCGGGACCGACCTCGTCGTCGACAACGGCTACGTCTGCATGCTGACGACGACCGGCCTCGAACGGGTCGACGTCATCTACCGCCGGATCGACGACGACTTCATCGATCCCAAGGCGTTCCGCGAAGACTCGATGCTCGGCGTCCCCGGGCTCCTCGATGTCTACAAGGCGGGACGGGTGACGCTCGCCAACGCCCCCGGGACCGGCGTCGCCGACGACAAGGCGATCTACGCCTGGCTGCCGGAGATCGTCCGGTACTACCTCTCCGAAGAGATCATCCTTCCCAACGTTCCGACGTATATCTGCTCCCGGAAGGAGGACCGCGACTACGTCCTCGATCACCTCGCGGAGCTCGTCGTGAAGCCGACGAACGAGTCGGGGGGCTATGGGATCGTGATGGGACCGCGGGCGACGCAGAAGGAACTCGCCGAGTGCGCGGAGCTCATCAAGGGGAACCCGCGGAACTTCATCGCCCAGCCGATGCTTTCGCTCTCGACGGTCCCGACCGTCGTGGGAGAAAAGCTCGCTCCGCGGCACGTCGACCTGCGGCCCTTCATTCTGTACGGCGACGACTTCTACGTCCTTCCGGGAGGGCTGACGCGGGTGGCCCTCAAGGAAGGGTCGATGATCGTGAACTCCTCTCAGGGAGGCGGGAGCAAGGATACGTGGGTCCTGATGAATGAAGGGACCGGCTGA
- a CDS encoding sedoheptulokinase, whose protein sequence is MAVLIGVDLGTTKITAVALDAESGELLGVHGEANTANITSAEDKARDRSEWDAAAIVKIGVQRLRRLAESLGDRRGDVAAIGVTGQQHGVVLVDDHASPVTPLINWQDRRALEPVEAGHLGTWLDLAREHVGADASLRTGCRLQPGFMGVTLFRLARQGQLPAACKTAVFIMDLFAAALAGTRPVSEPTCAASSGLFNFRLRQWDNESIRSLGLAHSMFPEIVEADRPMGRLSAALADATGLPEGTPIVGPLGDHQASFVGSVDRPLSTGLVNVGTGAQAAVFVETGEFHPPVEVRPYPIHGNLLSNVGLAGGWAYQTLERFFRDVGEAFFPGQVPGSLYSRMNELAAQVPAGANGVTSVPTFSGTRSDPTLRGSFTGLAPSSFRVAEMCRAVIEGMAQSLTDGLHTSEMQAGRKVQGLAAAGNGLRENPLLAAEVERKTGRPIRYTRHREEAAFGAALVAGVGAGVYSDLASGGTRVRYEEPRQ, encoded by the coding sequence ATGGCGGTCTTGATCGGCGTGGACCTGGGGACGACGAAGATCACGGCGGTGGCGCTCGATGCGGAGTCGGGCGAACTGCTCGGCGTTCACGGCGAAGCGAACACCGCCAACATCACGAGCGCGGAGGACAAGGCCCGCGACCGGTCGGAGTGGGACGCGGCGGCGATCGTCAAGATCGGCGTCCAGCGCCTGCGGCGGCTGGCGGAGTCGCTCGGAGATCGGCGCGGTGACGTTGCGGCGATCGGGGTGACGGGCCAGCAGCACGGGGTCGTCCTTGTCGACGACCATGCCTCGCCCGTCACGCCGCTCATCAACTGGCAGGACCGCCGGGCCTTGGAACCGGTCGAGGCGGGGCACCTCGGGACGTGGCTCGATCTGGCTCGCGAGCATGTCGGCGCGGATGCGTCGCTCCGGACCGGTTGCCGACTGCAGCCGGGGTTCATGGGGGTGACGCTGTTCCGGCTCGCCCGGCAGGGGCAGCTTCCGGCGGCCTGCAAGACGGCGGTTTTCATTATGGACCTGTTCGCTGCGGCTCTGGCCGGGACGCGGCCGGTGTCGGAGCCGACCTGTGCGGCGAGCAGCGGCCTGTTCAATTTCCGGCTGCGGCAGTGGGATAACGAGTCGATCCGGAGCCTGGGGCTGGCTCATTCGATGTTTCCCGAGATCGTCGAGGCGGACCGTCCGATGGGCCGGCTCTCCGCGGCGCTGGCCGATGCAACGGGGCTTCCGGAGGGGACGCCGATCGTCGGGCCGCTGGGGGATCATCAGGCGAGTTTTGTGGGGAGCGTGGATCGGCCTCTGTCGACCGGACTCGTCAATGTGGGGACCGGGGCTCAGGCGGCGGTCTTTGTGGAGACCGGGGAGTTTCATCCGCCCGTGGAGGTCCGGCCGTATCCGATTCACGGCAACCTGCTATCGAACGTGGGGCTGGCCGGCGGGTGGGCGTATCAAACGCTGGAGCGGTTTTTCCGTGATGTGGGCGAGGCGTTCTTTCCGGGACAGGTTCCGGGGAGTCTGTATTCGCGGATGAACGAGTTGGCTGCGCAGGTGCCGGCGGGGGCGAACGGTGTGACGAGCGTGCCGACGTTCAGCGGGACTCGGTCGGATCCGACCTTGCGGGGGTCGTTTACGGGGCTGGCGCCGAGCAGTTTCCGGGTGGCGGAGATGTGCCGGGCGGTGATTGAGGGGATGGCCCAGAGTCTGACGGACGGGCTGCATACGTCGGAGATGCAGGCGGGGCGGAAAGTTCAGGGTTTGGCCGCGGCGGGAAATGGGTTGCGGGAGAATCCGTTGCTGGCGGCGGAGGTGGAGCGGAAGACGGGTCGGCCGATCCGGTATACGCGGCATCGGGAGGAGGCGGCGTTTGGGGCGGCGCTGGTGGCGGGTGTGGGTGCCGGGGTGTATTCGGACCTGGCTTCGGGGGGAACGCGGGTGCGATACGAGGAACCGCGCCAGTAA
- a CDS encoding DUF1552 domain-containing protein, protein MSIRRLTRRTLLRGTGVALALPLLESMFPARAADRLPAPQRFVAINIPLGFHGPDFFPQQTGAEYELSPYLQVAKEVRQDFTVISGTSHPDVDGGHSAEKSFLTAAPHPGAPSFTNTISLDQFLAKRIGDETRFASLTLGSHTLSWSANGIAIPTESSPVALFEKLFLKGTEKEIARQESRLQDGQSIMDTLLDEARSLEPRVSRADRNKLDQYFTAVRETEQRLAKAERWSKTPKPAVDVPPPTKLPWMDFTGNFREFLDVVRLAIQTDSTRVATYGGDGGSPVAPLKGVTQAYHALSHHGLNETLIEELRIIDRETIRIWADFLAQLRATAEGDSNLLASTQVLMGSNLGNANGHLTTNLPILHAGGRFRHGQHLSFDTRNNAPLCNLFVSVLQGCGQEVDRFGSSTGTLAGLDRTA, encoded by the coding sequence ATGTCCATCCGCCGATTGACTCGCCGCACTCTGCTCCGCGGGACCGGGGTGGCGCTCGCGCTCCCGCTGCTCGAATCGATGTTCCCCGCCCGCGCCGCCGACCGCCTGCCAGCGCCGCAGCGGTTCGTCGCGATCAACATCCCGCTCGGCTTTCACGGCCCCGACTTCTTCCCGCAGCAGACCGGCGCGGAGTACGAGCTCAGCCCGTACCTTCAGGTTGCGAAGGAGGTCCGACAGGACTTCACTGTGATCTCCGGGACCAGCCATCCCGACGTCGACGGCGGGCACTCGGCCGAAAAGTCGTTCCTCACCGCCGCTCCGCATCCCGGCGCCCCGAGCTTCACGAACACGATCTCGCTCGATCAGTTCCTGGCGAAGCGGATCGGCGACGAAACACGGTTCGCGTCGCTGACACTCGGCTCGCACACCCTCTCCTGGTCCGCCAACGGAATCGCCATCCCGACGGAGTCCTCTCCGGTCGCCCTCTTCGAAAAGCTGTTCCTCAAAGGGACTGAGAAAGAGATCGCCCGGCAGGAGTCCCGGCTGCAGGACGGCCAGAGCATCATGGACACGCTCCTGGACGAAGCCCGGTCGCTCGAACCCCGTGTCAGCCGGGCCGACCGCAACAAGCTCGACCAGTATTTCACCGCCGTGCGGGAGACCGAGCAGCGGCTGGCCAAAGCGGAGCGGTGGTCCAAGACCCCCAAGCCCGCCGTCGACGTCCCGCCTCCGACCAAACTCCCGTGGATGGACTTCACGGGGAACTTTCGAGAGTTCCTGGACGTCGTCCGGCTCGCGATCCAGACCGACTCAACGCGCGTCGCGACCTATGGCGGCGATGGCGGATCGCCCGTCGCCCCCCTCAAAGGGGTGACGCAGGCGTATCACGCCCTCTCGCACCACGGGCTCAACGAGACGCTGATCGAGGAGTTGCGGATCATCGACCGCGAGACGATCCGGATCTGGGCCGACTTCCTCGCCCAGCTCAGGGCGACCGCCGAGGGTGACTCCAACCTGCTGGCGAGCACCCAGGTCCTCATGGGAAGCAACCTGGGAAACGCCAACGGCCACCTCACGACAAACCTTCCAATCCTGCACGCCGGCGGCCGGTTCCGCCACGGCCAGCATCTCTCGTTCGATACCCGGAACAACGCCCCGCTGTGCAACCTCTTTGTCAGCGTCCTCCAGGGCTGCGGCCAGGAGGTCGACCGCTTCGGATCGAGCACCGGCACGCTCGCCGGTCTCGACCGGACGGCGTAG